In Thalassotalea fonticola, a single genomic region encodes these proteins:
- a CDS encoding aspartate aminotransferase family protein translates to MQTELQQKNNAHHFQPFSDNKTLAEKGPRIITKAEGVYFYDSAGNKFLDGMAGLWCVNIGYGRKELCDAAAEQMRELPYYNLFFQTTTTPATELAAKIASLAPDHMNKVFFTGSGSEANDTNFRMVRRYWDLKGKPDKKIFISRKNAYHGSTVAAASLGGMGYMHEQGDLPIEGIVHIDQPYWFGEGDGLSPEEFGIKAAQSLEAKILEIGEDKIGAFIAEPFQGAGGVIIPPATYWPEIKRILAKYDILFILDEVISGFGRTGEWFAAQTFDLKPDLMTIAKGLSSGYVPIGGVIVSDKVAQVLIEEGGDFNHGFTYSGHPVAAKVALTNINILDEEGIIKQVKAESSPYLQKRWQELADHPIVGEARGLGMVAAIELVRDKVTKERLEPESKGGGVCRDFAINNGLVMRPCGDTMIISPPLVINEKEIDELIEKAKITLDQTAAHYQIG, encoded by the coding sequence ATGCAAACAGAATTACAACAAAAGAATAACGCACATCACTTTCAACCATTTAGTGACAACAAAACCTTAGCAGAAAAAGGCCCAAGGATTATAACAAAAGCCGAAGGTGTATATTTTTATGACAGCGCAGGTAATAAGTTTCTTGATGGTATGGCTGGTCTATGGTGCGTCAATATTGGCTATGGCCGTAAGGAACTTTGTGATGCCGCAGCAGAACAAATGCGTGAGCTGCCCTATTACAACTTGTTCTTTCAAACGACGACCACACCTGCGACTGAACTAGCGGCAAAAATAGCATCCCTTGCCCCAGATCATATGAATAAAGTGTTCTTTACTGGTTCAGGCTCAGAAGCAAACGATACTAATTTTAGAATGGTACGTCGTTATTGGGATTTAAAAGGTAAGCCTGACAAAAAAATATTTATTAGTCGTAAAAATGCCTACCATGGCTCTACCGTAGCGGCAGCTAGCTTAGGCGGGATGGGATATATGCATGAACAAGGCGACTTGCCTATTGAGGGCATAGTTCATATTGATCAACCTTATTGGTTTGGCGAAGGTGACGGTTTAAGCCCTGAAGAATTCGGTATAAAGGCGGCACAATCATTAGAAGCTAAAATCCTTGAAATTGGTGAAGATAAAATTGGTGCATTTATCGCCGAACCATTTCAGGGTGCAGGTGGTGTCATCATTCCTCCAGCCACTTACTGGCCAGAAATAAAACGCATTTTAGCCAAGTACGATATATTATTTATTCTTGACGAAGTTATCTCTGGTTTTGGTCGAACCGGCGAATGGTTTGCTGCTCAAACCTTTGATTTAAAACCTGACTTAATGACCATAGCAAAAGGCTTATCATCTGGGTATGTGCCAATTGGTGGCGTCATAGTTTCAGACAAAGTGGCACAAGTTCTTATTGAAGAAGGCGGCGACTTTAACCATGGCTTTACTTACTCAGGTCACCCGGTTGCAGCAAAAGTTGCATTAACTAATATCAATATATTGGACGAGGAAGGCATTATCAAACAAGTGAAAGCAGAATCTTCTCCTTACTTACAAAAGCGTTGGCAAGAACTTGCAGACCATCCAATAGTTGGTGAAGCCAGGGGGTTAGGTATGGTTGCTGCCATCGAGTTAGTTAGAGATAAAGTAACCAAAGAACGCCTTGAACCAGAATCAAAAGGCGGTGGCGTATGCCGAGACTTTGCCATTAATAATGGCTTGGTTATGCGGCCTTGCGGCGATACCATGATTATTTCGCCGCCTTTAGTTATTAATGAGAAAGAAATTGATGAGCTTATTGAAAAAGCGAAAATCACCCTAGATCAAACCGCTGCTCATTATCAAATAGGTTAG